From the genome of Gemmatimonadota bacterium, one region includes:
- a CDS encoding cbb3-type cytochrome c oxidase subunit I, which produces MHRIVRRYIKTAIGFLAIGLVLGLVSLVQRELGRSWPSPYQVSAHTHAILVGFVMMMIQGVALWLFPRPDKEDRRYDPRLAEVAYWCMAIGTALRLAGESGRIWSQAPLLRAAVVVAGTLQVMGIATFFHTMWSRVRAVGSAVREAKGERF; this is translated from the coding sequence GTGCACCGCATCGTCCGTCGCTACATCAAGACCGCGATCGGCTTCTTGGCCATTGGCCTCGTGCTCGGGCTGGTGAGCCTGGTGCAGCGCGAGCTCGGGCGCTCGTGGCCATCGCCGTATCAGGTCTCGGCCCACACGCACGCCATCCTGGTGGGCTTCGTGATGATGATGATCCAAGGGGTCGCCCTCTGGCTCTTCCCGCGCCCTGACAAGGAAGACCGTCGCTACGATCCGCGCCTGGCCGAGGTGGCCTACTGGTGCATGGCGATCGGGACGGCGTTGCGTCTGGCGGGGGAATCTGGGCGGATCTGGAGCCAGGCGCCGCTGCTGCGCGCCGCGGTGGTCGTCGCCGGGACGTTGCAGGTGATGGGGATCGCGACCTTCTTCCACACGATGTGGTCGCGCGTGCGGGCGGTGGGGAGCGCGGTGCGCGAGGCCAAGGGCGAGCGCTTCTGA
- a CDS encoding DUF4149 domain-containing protein — MRTLYFTLVTLHILAAVTWIGGVLFIALVGAPALRTVEPPSLRTALWEAIGLRFRTVGWGAVILLLLSGTWLLWYRGWLAWSLLSSRAFWSAGVGLALGWKLGLVTLMLVLSLVHDVALSPSRARELDARPDGAAIRRRVVLLARFGAIAALGVVVAAVRLVRA; from the coding sequence GTGCGCACGCTCTACTTCACCCTCGTCACGCTGCACATCCTGGCGGCCGTCACCTGGATCGGCGGCGTGCTCTTCATCGCACTGGTCGGAGCCCCCGCGCTGCGCACGGTGGAGCCGCCCTCGCTGCGCACCGCGCTGTGGGAGGCGATCGGCTTGCGCTTTCGCACGGTAGGGTGGGGGGCGGTGATCCTCCTCCTGCTCAGCGGGACGTGGCTCCTCTGGTATCGTGGTTGGCTGGCGTGGTCGCTCCTCTCCAGTCGCGCCTTCTGGAGCGCGGGGGTGGGGCTGGCGTTAGGGTGGAAGCTGGGGCTGGTGACGCTGATGCTCGTCCTGAGCCTGGTGCACGACGTGGCGCTCTCGCCGTCCAGGGCGCGGGAACTGGACGCTCGCCCTGACGGGGCCGCGATTCGCCGGCGCGTGGTGCTGCTGGCGCGATTCGGGGCCATCGCCGCGTTAGGCGTGGTGGTGGCCGCCGTTCGTCTCGTGCGCGCCTGA
- a CDS encoding cbb3-type cytochrome c oxidase subunit I — MDWFSKAFLKSSLTWFGIGVTLGAVMSSWPHAAIYRTAHFHMNLLGFVSMMIFGVAYHVIPRFMGHPLHDKRLAAIHFWVANLGLATLSIGFALIPHIGARAYPVQGAGGIFSAIGAYLFIYNLWRTIDGPRVLQRVQRRPSGLPLIQPD; from the coding sequence ATGGACTGGTTCTCGAAGGCATTCCTCAAGTCGAGCCTCACTTGGTTCGGGATCGGCGTCACCCTGGGGGCGGTGATGTCGTCGTGGCCTCACGCGGCCATCTACCGCACGGCCCACTTCCACATGAACCTGCTGGGCTTCGTCTCGATGATGATCTTCGGCGTTGCCTATCACGTGATCCCGCGCTTCATGGGGCACCCGCTGCACGACAAGCGACTGGCCGCGATCCACTTCTGGGTGGCCAACCTCGGCCTGGCGACGCTGTCCATCGGCTTTGCGCTCATCCCCCACATCGGCGCGCGCGCCTACCCGGTGCAGGGAGCCGGCGGCATCTTCTCGGCCATCGGTGCCTACCTCTTCATCTACAACCTCTGGCGCACCATCGATGGGCCCAGGGTGCTGCAGCGCGTCCAGCGGCGCCCCTCGGGGCTCCCCCTCATCCAGCCCGACTGA
- a CDS encoding polyphosphate kinase 2 family protein, with protein MPQTRFPLADGTAKAPKGLPTGDDLKRLLSVEQQRLGELQSAFYADRRHALLVVLQGRDASGKDGTIRSVFDACNPQGCQVASFKAPTDLELSHDFLWRVHQVVPPKGMIGIFNRSHYEDVLVVRVKNFVPKSVWSRRYRQINDFEQMLTENGVVILKFFLHISKEEQREQFLERLTDPTKNWKFRAGDLDDRALWGEYTRAYRDALRKCSTKAAPWYLVPSDNRTARNYLITRVIAETLAGLRPEYPRASKEILALKGQLGR; from the coding sequence ATCCCTCAGACGCGCTTCCCGCTCGCCGACGGCACCGCCAAGGCCCCGAAGGGGCTCCCCACGGGCGACGACCTCAAGCGTCTCCTCTCGGTCGAACAGCAGCGGCTGGGCGAGCTGCAGTCGGCCTTCTATGCAGATCGCCGTCACGCGCTGCTGGTGGTCCTGCAGGGGCGCGATGCCTCGGGGAAGGACGGGACGATCCGCTCCGTCTTCGACGCCTGCAACCCGCAGGGATGCCAGGTCGCCTCGTTCAAGGCCCCCACCGACCTCGAACTCTCCCACGATTTCCTCTGGCGCGTGCACCAGGTGGTGCCACCGAAGGGGATGATCGGGATCTTCAACCGCTCACACTACGAAGACGTCCTCGTGGTGCGCGTGAAGAACTTCGTCCCCAAGAGCGTCTGGAGCCGGCGCTACCGGCAGATCAACGACTTCGAGCAGATGCTCACCGAGAACGGCGTCGTGATCCTCAAGTTCTTCCTGCACATCTCCAAGGAAGAGCAGCGGGAGCAGTTCCTCGAGCGGCTCACCGATCCGACCAAGAACTGGAAGTTCCGCGCCGGCGACCTCGACGACCGCGCGCTCTGGGGTGAGTACACGCGGGCCTACCGGGATGCCCTGCGGAAGTGCAGCACCAAGGCGGCGCCGTGGTACCTCGTGCCGTCGGACAATCGCACGGCGCGCAACTACCTCATCACGCGGGTGATCGCCGAGACGCTCGCCGGGCTCAGGCCGGAGTATCCGCGGGCGTCGAAGGAGATCCTGGCCTTGAAGGGGCAGCTCGGGCGGTAG
- a CDS encoding caspase family protein, with protein MMEYPAAPPPDAAATRSARAGVAGARPSEAGLAARIVSQAALTLLLAAVALAAQVPQRWTLGDSRERVRQVQGPPDLIERLTSLNREVWSYRTSSVTFDPRTGHVVEYVDAERLLKVALVPTARPAGNAAAVRLRSPLTLGASRDDVLRRYGSPWAYTRDAGARHAFLAYGRSVVRLTVADDRVSGWIVRDSAIRVEARELVEGEQAMLVRRGTGEARQAAAPATLRGSVRWRDDDGDGALAPGEGVSLTLAVTNDGPGEGRGVRGSLRIESPASGVTASIAPAAVTIASGITRDFTFRLTADSAQSATEVVVVASASEANGFDLAPALRLRIPARVAGAPQIVVRDTRIDDASRDGRLAPREIADVTIRLANTGTAPTPPLRARLWRGGDLFLAAGARDTFSLGALPAGGESTVSLAVYTNSRAADTGLRLELADARGRVLARLPIDLPVTGRASGVLDVVATPDSAAATRASARTPSADVDRELPRAATRRPDAIAVVLGVERYKALPDARFAERDAALMRRYAVEALGINDDVEHLYARTGADVTGGELRKLFGETGWLARRVTANTDLVIYWAGHGAPDAARRAPYLLPFDADPAFVTETGYALGDLYDRLARLPARSITIILDACFSGLTRAGEALAAGARPTVLSIEHPALVRRQMGVITASRGAQSAGDLPEARHGLLTYWVARGLRGEADTDANHIITIAELGRFAERNVRETAARLNRDQRPLVISRDSTTVVAKLAP; from the coding sequence ATGATGGAGTATCCCGCCGCGCCCCCCCCGGATGCTGCCGCAACGCGCTCCGCTCGTGCCGGAGTCGCTGGCGCACGCCCGTCAGAGGCGGGGCTGGCCGCGCGCATCGTCTCGCAGGCGGCGCTGACGCTCCTCCTCGCCGCCGTCGCCCTCGCCGCCCAGGTGCCGCAACGGTGGACGCTCGGTGACTCGCGCGAGCGCGTCCGACAGGTGCAAGGCCCCCCCGACCTCATCGAGCGGCTCACGTCGCTCAATCGCGAAGTCTGGAGCTACCGCACCAGCTCCGTGACCTTCGATCCGCGCACGGGGCACGTGGTGGAGTACGTGGACGCCGAGCGCCTCCTCAAGGTGGCCCTCGTCCCCACGGCGCGCCCCGCCGGCAACGCCGCCGCGGTGCGCTTGCGCTCGCCCCTCACCCTCGGCGCCTCGCGCGACGATGTGCTCAGGCGCTACGGTTCCCCCTGGGCCTACACGCGAGATGCCGGCGCGCGACACGCCTTTCTCGCCTACGGCCGCAGCGTCGTGCGCCTCACCGTGGCCGACGACCGGGTCTCGGGGTGGATCGTGCGCGACTCGGCCATCCGCGTCGAGGCGCGCGAACTCGTCGAGGGGGAGCAGGCGATGCTCGTGCGGCGGGGCACCGGCGAGGCGCGCCAGGCGGCCGCGCCCGCGACGCTCCGCGGGAGCGTACGCTGGCGCGACGACGATGGCGATGGTGCGCTGGCGCCCGGCGAAGGGGTGAGCCTCACCCTCGCCGTGACCAACGATGGCCCGGGGGAGGGGCGTGGCGTCAGAGGATCGCTCCGCATCGAGTCGCCGGCGTCGGGGGTCACCGCCTCGATCGCCCCTGCCGCGGTGACCATCGCCAGCGGCATCACGCGCGACTTCACCTTTCGACTCACCGCCGACAGTGCGCAGTCGGCGACCGAGGTCGTCGTGGTGGCGAGCGCCAGCGAGGCCAACGGCTTCGACCTGGCCCCCGCCCTGCGCCTGCGCATCCCGGCGCGTGTCGCCGGGGCGCCGCAGATCGTGGTGCGCGACACGCGCATCGACGACGCGTCGCGCGACGGTCGCCTCGCGCCGCGCGAGATCGCCGACGTCACCATTCGCCTCGCCAACACCGGGACGGCCCCCACCCCGCCGCTGCGCGCGCGGCTCTGGCGCGGGGGCGACCTCTTCCTGGCCGCCGGCGCACGCGACACCTTCTCGTTAGGTGCGCTCCCCGCCGGTGGAGAGTCGACCGTTTCGCTCGCCGTGTACACCAACAGCCGCGCCGCCGACACCGGGCTGCGGCTCGAACTGGCCGATGCGCGGGGACGCGTCCTCGCGCGCCTCCCCATCGACCTCCCTGTGACCGGACGCGCAAGCGGGGTGCTGGACGTCGTCGCCACCCCCGACAGCGCCGCCGCCACCCGGGCCAGCGCACGCACGCCGAGCGCCGACGTGGATCGCGAACTCCCGCGCGCCGCCACCCGACGCCCCGACGCCATCGCCGTCGTCCTGGGGGTCGAGCGATACAAGGCGCTGCCAGACGCCCGCTTCGCCGAGCGCGACGCGGCACTCATGCGTCGGTATGCCGTCGAGGCGTTAGGCATCAACGACGACGTCGAGCACCTGTACGCCCGGACCGGCGCCGACGTCACGGGGGGCGAGCTGCGCAAGCTCTTCGGGGAGACCGGCTGGCTCGCACGTCGGGTGACCGCCAACACCGACCTCGTGATCTACTGGGCCGGGCATGGCGCCCCCGACGCCGCGCGGCGGGCGCCGTACCTCCTCCCGTTCGACGCCGACCCCGCCTTCGTCACCGAGACGGGCTACGCGTTAGGCGACCTGTACGACCGCCTCGCCCGCCTCCCGGCGCGCTCGATCACCATCATCCTCGACGCCTGCTTCAGCGGGCTCACGCGCGCGGGCGAGGCGCTGGCCGCCGGGGCGCGCCCCACCGTGCTCTCCATCGAGCACCCGGCACTCGTCAGGCGCCAGATGGGGGTCATCACCGCCTCCCGCGGCGCCCAGTCCGCCGGCGACCTCCCGGAGGCACGCCACGGCCTGCTCACGTACTGGGTGGCCCGCGGGCTGCGCGGCGAAGCCGACACCGACGCCAACCACATCATCACGATCGCCGAGCTGGGACGCTTCGCCGAGCGGAACGTGCGGGAGACCGCCGCGCGCCTCAACAGAGACCAACGCCCCCTGGTGATCTCCCGCGACAGCACCACGGTGGTCGCCAAACTCGCCCCGTGA
- a CDS encoding LPP20 family lipoprotein, translating into MSTRSLAVLALLTVACHRAPRSTDLAPAASRETIKGLPGWYLKPPTDKNFLYAPATAVSRDVQVAINKAEAEGRAGLAQQLEVKYGALTKRFVEEVGREGSQLLDQYTTAYKAVVSQTLYGTRAKQQALRTEGDVYRATVLMELPVGEASKKLLEQLRQQEQLYTRFRASEVFKELDAEVQRYEAWKREQGIPR; encoded by the coding sequence ATGTCGACTCGATCCCTCGCCGTCCTCGCGCTCCTCACGGTCGCCTGCCATCGCGCGCCGCGCTCGACCGACCTCGCCCCTGCCGCGAGCCGGGAGACGATCAAGGGGCTCCCCGGCTGGTACCTCAAGCCGCCCACCGACAAGAACTTTCTCTACGCCCCGGCCACCGCCGTCTCGCGCGACGTCCAGGTCGCCATCAACAAGGCCGAGGCCGAGGGGCGCGCCGGACTCGCGCAGCAGCTCGAGGTGAAGTACGGCGCCCTCACCAAGCGCTTCGTGGAGGAGGTGGGGCGCGAAGGGTCGCAGCTCCTCGATCAGTACACCACCGCGTACAAGGCCGTCGTGAGCCAGACGCTCTACGGCACGCGCGCCAAGCAGCAGGCGCTGCGCACCGAGGGCGACGTCTACCGGGCGACCGTCCTCATGGAGCTCCCCGTGGGCGAGGCGAGCAAGAAGCTCCTCGAGCAGCTGCGGCAGCAGGAACAGCTCTACACCCGCTTCCGCGCCAGCGAAGTGTTCAAGGAGCTCGACGCCGAAGTGCAGCGCTACGAGGCGTGGAAGCGCGAGCAGGGGATCCCGCGGTAG
- a CDS encoding BrnA antitoxin family protein, with protein MRRQYDFSTARRGAVIPAPAGKTRITIRLDDDILHWYRAQVDATGGGNYQTLINDTLRRAMHETVEPLEAVLRRVVREEIGPRPVAQRKVKRAKK; from the coding sequence ATGCGTAGGCAATACGACTTCTCCACCGCGCGACGTGGCGCCGTCATCCCTGCGCCCGCAGGCAAGACGCGGATCACGATCCGTCTCGACGATGACATCCTGCATTGGTACCGCGCGCAGGTTGATGCGACTGGTGGGGGAAACTACCAGACACTGATCAACGACACGCTGCGTCGCGCGATGCACGAGACAGTGGAACCCCTCGAGGCGGTGCTGCGGCGGGTCGTGCGCGAGGAGATCGGGCCGCGCCCGGTCGCGCAACGCAAGGTGAAGCGCGCGAAAAAGTGA
- a CDS encoding BrnT family toxin has protein sequence MGFDWDPAKAMGNRRKHGVELADAVGVFEDPMALTLEDDYPSEVRYVTIGRDTLDRVLVVVWSWNAASIRLISARRATPRERRQFAEDTDA, from the coding sequence ATGGGCTTCGACTGGGATCCGGCGAAGGCGATGGGAAATCGGCGGAAACATGGGGTGGAGCTCGCCGACGCAGTAGGAGTCTTCGAAGACCCCATGGCACTCACGCTCGAAGACGACTATCCGAGCGAGGTACGATACGTCACGATCGGGCGCGACACCCTCGATCGGGTGCTGGTTGTGGTGTGGAGCTGGAACGCAGCGTCCATTCGCCTCATCTCAGCGCGCCGCGCTACCCCCCGAGAACGGCGGCAGTTCGCCGAGGACACCGATGCGTAG
- a CDS encoding rhomboid family intramembrane serine protease, whose protein sequence is MTPVVLILVLVNIAAYLLQSMVPGLGNWFAFVPAAALVRPWTVVTYMFLHGSLSHIGFNMLALYFFGPRIEDRMGSQRFATLYFASGITGALLSMLFSGAPIIGASGGVFGVMLAFAFFWPNDVILLWGIVPVPARVLVIGTTVLALFSGFSGGGDGIAHFAHLGGYAGAFLYLKWLERGRGKFRQMATSTSAPRSRIRRVRPRRLCARWKASARSTCPGCTRSTARRSPASSTRSRPKGSRRSRHRRSRSCGRSCRWTSRGGGGRRRARSSFAAAREASAAAGAAGAAPHAVGVVPGSATRRPPAAARRHLSGNAAQRCDCVRPRRNAGGARARDARSSTPIDARDAAALVIASRDLS, encoded by the coding sequence GTGACCCCAGTCGTCCTGATCCTCGTCCTCGTCAACATCGCCGCGTACCTGCTCCAGTCCATGGTACCGGGGCTCGGCAACTGGTTCGCCTTTGTCCCCGCCGCCGCGCTGGTGCGGCCGTGGACGGTGGTGACCTACATGTTCCTGCACGGCAGCCTGTCGCACATCGGCTTCAACATGCTGGCGCTCTACTTCTTCGGTCCGCGCATCGAGGACCGAATGGGGTCACAGCGCTTCGCCACGCTGTACTTCGCCAGCGGGATCACCGGAGCGCTGCTGTCGATGCTCTTCTCCGGCGCGCCGATCATCGGCGCATCGGGGGGCGTCTTTGGCGTGATGCTGGCCTTCGCCTTCTTCTGGCCCAACGACGTGATCCTCCTCTGGGGGATCGTCCCGGTGCCGGCGCGCGTCCTGGTGATCGGGACCACGGTGCTCGCCCTGTTCAGCGGATTCAGCGGCGGTGGCGACGGCATCGCGCACTTTGCCCACCTGGGCGGCTACGCGGGGGCGTTCCTCTACCTCAAGTGGCTCGAGCGCGGGCGCGGGAAGTTCCGGCAGATGGCGACCAGCACCTCCGCCCCTCGATCTCGCATCCGGCGCGTTCGGCCCCGCCGTCTATGCGCACGGTGGAAGGCGTCGGCGAGATCGACATGTCCGGGGTGCACGAGGTCAACCGCGAGGCGGTCACCCGCATCGTCGACAAGGTCCAGGCCCAAGGGCTCGCGTCGCTCACGGCACAGGAGAAGTCGTTCCTGCGGGCGTTCCTGCCGATGGACGAGCCGCGGCGGCGGGGGTAGGCGGCGCGCTCGCTCGTCGTTCGCTGCTGCTCGCGAAGCGTCTGCCGCGGCTGGCGCAGCCGGCGCAGCTCCTCATGCGGTCGGCGTGGTTCCTGGCTCGGCGACGCGTCGACCACCGGCCGCCGCACGCCGTCACTTGTCAGGCAATGCCGCACAACGTTGCGACTGCGTGCGCCCCCGCCGCAACGCTGGCGGCGCGCGTGCACGTGACGCGCGCTCGTCCACACCGATCGACGCGCGCGATGCAGCTGCGCTGGTAATCGCTTCACGCGACCTGAGTTAG
- a CDS encoding ribbon-helix-helix protein, CopG family, whose translation MQRTTVRLPDELLRAAKRRAQQTGRTLTQLLEDCLRAELRQPTKAARVMEPLPTYHGGTLRPGVDLSDSSALEDLMGGT comes from the coding sequence ATGCAACGCACAACCGTTCGACTTCCCGATGAATTGCTGCGCGCCGCCAAACGTCGGGCGCAGCAGACCGGACGCACCCTCACGCAACTGCTCGAGGACTGTCTGCGCGCGGAGTTGCGGCAGCCGACGAAGGCCGCGCGCGTGATGGAGCCGCTCCCGACCTATCACGGAGGGACGCTCAGGCCGGGGGTGGACCTGAGCGATTCGAGCGCGTTGGAAGACCTCATGGGCGGGACGTAG
- a CDS encoding type II toxin-antitoxin system VapC family toxin: protein MVLLDVNVLVSAMRDASPRHAVCKAYVEQLRRAPEPFGLSDLILSGALRVLTHPRVFDPPTPAEAARAWVTALRDTPNAVVIAPGPRHWELFQGLLVHSGAIGNVVSDAWHAALAIEHGCELVSDDAAFARFVGLRWRRPG, encoded by the coding sequence GTGGTCCTGCTCGACGTCAACGTGCTCGTGTCGGCCATGCGTGACGCGTCGCCGCGCCATGCGGTGTGCAAGGCGTACGTCGAGCAACTGCGGCGTGCGCCCGAGCCGTTCGGATTGAGTGACCTGATCCTGAGCGGCGCGCTGCGTGTGCTGACGCATCCGCGGGTCTTTGATCCTCCGACCCCTGCCGAGGCGGCGCGCGCGTGGGTGACGGCGCTCCGCGACACGCCTAACGCGGTGGTGATTGCGCCGGGGCCTCGGCACTGGGAGCTCTTTCAGGGGCTGCTCGTACACTCGGGGGCCATCGGCAACGTCGTCTCCGACGCGTGGCACGCCGCGCTTGCGATCGAGCATGGGTGCGAGCTGGTGTCGGACGATGCCGCCTTTGCGCGGTTTGTCGGGTTGCGGTGGAGGAGGCCGGGGTGA
- a CDS encoding ATP-binding protein: protein MLIEQTLTLLQSLKLTGMATALAEQRGLPDLATLTFEERLALLLEREQATRHDRRLTRLLQLARLRHAACVEDVNFRTKRGLERSVFLHLASGEWIRQQQTLLLVGPTGTGKTWLACALGNAACRQGHTVRYLRLPRLLSEELVLARADGSYGKLMQTLARTDLLILDDWGLAPLGDRERRDLLELIEDRAGRRATLVTSQLPIEHWHDMIGDATFGDAILDRLVHHAHRLTLTGGSLRRLATAPTSTAPSPAPSPAPSPAPSPTD, encoded by the coding sequence ATGCTGATTGAACAGACGCTCACCCTGCTCCAGTCGCTCAAGCTCACGGGCATGGCCACCGCCCTCGCGGAGCAGCGCGGCCTCCCCGACCTCGCGACACTCACCTTTGAGGAACGCCTCGCGCTACTGCTCGAGCGCGAGCAGGCGACCCGCCACGACCGGCGCCTCACCCGCCTGCTGCAACTCGCCCGCTTGCGGCACGCCGCCTGTGTGGAGGATGTGAACTTCCGCACGAAGCGCGGGCTGGAGCGCAGTGTCTTCCTCCACCTCGCGAGTGGAGAATGGATCCGTCAGCAGCAAACGCTGCTGCTCGTCGGCCCCACCGGCACCGGCAAGACGTGGCTCGCCTGTGCGCTGGGGAACGCCGCCTGTCGCCAGGGGCACACCGTGCGGTACCTGCGACTCCCGCGGCTGCTGAGTGAAGAGCTGGTGCTGGCCCGCGCGGACGGCTCGTACGGAAAGCTCATGCAAACGCTGGCCCGCACCGACCTCCTCATCCTCGACGACTGGGGCCTCGCCCCGCTCGGCGACCGCGAACGGCGCGATCTCCTCGAACTCATCGAGGACCGCGCCGGCCGCCGCGCGACGCTCGTGACCAGTCAACTGCCCATCGAGCACTGGCACGACATGATCGGCGACGCCACGTTTGGCGATGCGATCCTGGATCGGCTCGTGCACCATGCCCATCGCCTCACGCTGACCGGCGGCTCGCTGCGCCGGCTGGCGACCGCTCCGACATCGACCGCACCATCTCCCGCGCCATCTCCCGCGCCATCTCCCGCCCCATCACCCACTGACTGA
- a CDS encoding transposase, producing MSKRPRRNHAPAFKAKVALAAVRNEGTLAELAKRFDLHPGRITAWKDQLLSGAAGVFRGGPGEPPVGVKTLHANFGELALENDFLEHALGKAGRLSATR from the coding sequence ATGTCGAAACGTCCCCGTCGGAATCATGCCCCGGCCTTCAAGGCGAAGGTGGCCCTGGCCGCGGTGCGCAACGAAGGTACGCTCGCCGAGTTGGCCAAACGATTCGACCTCCACCCCGGCCGGATCACGGCATGGAAGGACCAGCTCCTCTCGGGCGCCGCCGGCGTCTTCCGCGGGGGCCCGGGCGAGCCGCCCGTTGGCGTGAAGACGCTCCACGCGAACTTCGGCGAGCTCGCGCTCGAGAATGACTTCTTGGAACACGCGCTCGGCAAGGCCGGCCGGCTGAGCGCCACGCGATGA